The following coding sequences are from one Verrucosispora sp. WMMD573 window:
- a CDS encoding GPP34 family phosphoprotein, with protein sequence MLTADEFFLIAHNDTRGKAKLHPAATGLGLAGGLLGELILYGHITVVAGQVGVIDRRPPADALAHTVLDQLIGEAQHQSVRTWLSFLAQTSVTSVGERLSRAGVLRRQESRRLLRTTVTYQPIDLNVVAWPATRLRALLERAEPPSVPDATLLGLVAAAGLTREVLWSAGPRAHHRLNLIIPALPDPLKELVAHTEAAVGAAVLRGAP encoded by the coding sequence GTGCTCACCGCCGACGAGTTCTTTCTGATCGCGCACAACGACACCCGCGGCAAGGCGAAGCTGCACCCGGCGGCCACCGGCCTCGGGCTGGCCGGGGGGCTTCTCGGCGAGCTGATCCTCTATGGACACATCACGGTCGTCGCCGGCCAGGTCGGCGTGATCGACCGTCGGCCACCGGCCGACGCGTTGGCGCACACCGTGCTGGATCAGTTGATCGGTGAGGCCCAGCACCAGTCGGTGCGTACCTGGCTCAGCTTTCTCGCGCAGACCTCGGTGACCTCGGTGGGCGAGCGACTGTCCCGGGCCGGCGTACTACGCCGGCAGGAGAGCCGGCGACTGTTGCGGACCACCGTCACCTATCAGCCGATCGACCTCAACGTGGTGGCCTGGCCGGCAACCAGGCTGCGTGCGCTGCTGGAACGCGCCGAGCCGCCGAGCGTGCCCGACGCGACGCTGCTCGGGTTGGTCGCCGCCGCGGGACTGACCCGGGAGGTGCTGTGGAGCGCCGGTCCGCGCGCACACCACCGACTCAACCTGATCATCCCAGCCCTGCCGGACCCGCTGAAGGAACTCGTGGCGCACACCGAAGCCGCCGTCGGTGCTGCGGTGCTGCGCGGCGCTCCCTGA
- a CDS encoding TIGR03885 family FMN-dependent LLM class oxidoreductase, with protein sequence MTAIAFHASHEQIHPRELLAAVVHAEQVGFDAAMCSDHFAPWSERQGHSGFAWSWLGSALQATGLSFGVVNAPGQRYHPAIIAQAIGTLAAMYPGRFWAALGSGEAANEHITGDAWPRKDVRNARLRECVDVIRALLAGEEVSHDGLVRIDRAKLWSRPEQPPALVGAAVSVATARWCAEWADGLITVNAPTDHLRRMIDAYREAGGRGPVHLQVHLSWAPAQAEAEAIAYDQWRSNVFAPPVCWDLTTPEHFDVVSADVPMARLAEVVNISADLGRHVAWLEEYVDLGFDQIALHHVGQDQRPFLDTFGDQILPKLRP encoded by the coding sequence ATGACGGCGATCGCGTTTCACGCTTCCCACGAGCAGATCCACCCGCGCGAGCTGCTGGCGGCGGTGGTCCACGCCGAGCAGGTCGGTTTCGACGCCGCCATGTGCTCGGACCACTTCGCGCCCTGGAGCGAGCGGCAGGGCCACTCCGGATTTGCCTGGTCCTGGCTCGGGTCGGCGTTGCAGGCCACCGGTCTGTCGTTCGGGGTGGTCAACGCGCCCGGGCAGCGTTACCACCCGGCGATCATCGCGCAGGCGATCGGCACGCTCGCGGCCATGTACCCGGGCCGGTTCTGGGCGGCCCTGGGCTCCGGGGAGGCCGCCAACGAGCACATCACCGGCGACGCGTGGCCGCGCAAGGACGTCCGTAACGCACGGCTGCGCGAGTGCGTGGACGTCATCCGCGCCCTGCTGGCCGGCGAGGAGGTCAGCCACGACGGCCTGGTCCGGATCGACCGGGCGAAGCTGTGGAGCCGCCCGGAGCAACCACCGGCGCTGGTCGGCGCCGCCGTCAGCGTCGCCACCGCCCGCTGGTGCGCCGAGTGGGCGGACGGCCTGATCACGGTCAACGCGCCGACCGACCACCTGCGCCGCATGATCGACGCCTACCGGGAGGCCGGCGGTCGTGGACCGGTGCACCTCCAGGTGCACCTGAGCTGGGCACCCGCCCAGGCCGAAGCGGAGGCGATCGCCTACGACCAGTGGCGCAGCAACGTGTTCGCGCCGCCGGTCTGCTGGGACCTGACCACCCCGGAACACTTCGACGTGGTCTCCGCCGATGTGCCGATGGCCCGGCTCGCCGAGGTGGTCAACATCTCCGCCGACCTGGGCCGGCACGTAGCCTGGCTGGAGGAGTACGTCGACCTCGGCTTCGACCAGATCGCCCTGCACCACGTCGGCCAGGACCAACGCCCCTTCCTGGACACCTTCGGCGACCAGATCCTCCCCAAACTCCGCCCCTGA
- a CDS encoding APC family permease, translated as MSSTATTERPSNVSEALARGRLGVPSVIFFVLSAAAPLTVVAGVVTTGYGVIGVLGIPLAFLAVAVVLAVFSVGYVAMARRMANAGAFYAYVARGLGRPAGVGTAWVALIAYNALQVGLYGTIGAAAAPVLDRLFGITPQWWIVALVAWALVAMLGLLRVDINGMVLAALLCAEIAIIVVFDLGQLGNPAGGDVSFAAFSPENFFVPGLGAVLVLAILGFVGFEAAVVFSEESKDPKRTVPMATYLSVAIIAVVYALSSWSMTVAVGPDRIVEEAGTQSVELIFNLAGAHLGDTVLTIGQALFLTSVLAAMISFHNTTARYTFALGRERVLPAMFGRTSPITGAPRAASLAQSALGLLVIILYAANGWDPVLQLFFWLGTSGGFGVLLLIATTAVAIIAYFARSEVQETLWRRLVAPGIAVLALIAIIVLAVQNFANLLGVEPDSPLRWAIPLAYPVAALLGGLWGLSLRRRRPDTYARIGLGAESAAAVVTSAPVAEPTPTAEARR; from the coding sequence ATGTCCTCGACAGCGACAACCGAACGACCGAGCAACGTCTCCGAGGCGCTGGCCCGTGGCCGGCTCGGCGTCCCCTCAGTCATCTTCTTCGTCCTCTCCGCGGCGGCACCGCTGACCGTGGTCGCCGGCGTGGTCACCACCGGCTACGGCGTCATCGGCGTGCTCGGCATTCCGCTGGCCTTCCTGGCGGTGGCCGTGGTGCTCGCCGTGTTCTCCGTCGGCTACGTGGCGATGGCCCGTCGGATGGCCAACGCCGGGGCCTTCTACGCGTACGTGGCGCGTGGGCTGGGACGCCCGGCCGGGGTGGGTACGGCCTGGGTGGCGCTCATCGCCTACAACGCTCTCCAGGTCGGGCTCTACGGAACCATCGGCGCGGCGGCGGCACCGGTGCTGGACCGGCTGTTCGGGATCACCCCGCAGTGGTGGATCGTGGCGTTGGTGGCGTGGGCGCTGGTGGCGATGCTCGGCCTTCTCCGGGTGGACATCAACGGCATGGTGCTGGCGGCGCTGCTCTGCGCCGAGATCGCCATCATCGTGGTGTTCGACCTCGGCCAGTTGGGCAACCCGGCCGGCGGCGACGTGAGCTTCGCCGCGTTCTCGCCGGAGAACTTCTTCGTGCCGGGGCTCGGCGCGGTGCTGGTGCTGGCGATCCTCGGATTCGTCGGCTTCGAGGCGGCGGTGGTCTTCAGCGAGGAGAGCAAGGACCCGAAGCGTACGGTGCCGATGGCCACCTACCTGTCCGTGGCGATTATCGCGGTGGTCTACGCGCTCTCCTCGTGGAGCATGACGGTGGCGGTCGGGCCGGACCGGATCGTCGAGGAAGCGGGTACCCAGAGCGTCGAGCTGATCTTCAACCTGGCCGGTGCGCACCTGGGTGACACGGTCCTGACCATCGGGCAGGCGCTCTTCCTGACCTCGGTGCTGGCGGCCATGATCTCGTTCCACAACACCACCGCGCGCTACACCTTCGCGCTGGGCCGGGAGCGGGTGCTGCCCGCGATGTTCGGCCGTACCTCACCGATCACCGGCGCTCCCCGGGCCGCCTCGCTCGCGCAGAGCGCGCTCGGCCTGCTGGTGATCATCCTGTACGCGGCCAACGGCTGGGACCCGGTTCTGCAACTGTTCTTCTGGCTGGGCACCAGCGGTGGCTTCGGCGTGCTGCTGCTGATCGCCACCACCGCGGTCGCGATCATCGCCTACTTCGCCCGCAGCGAGGTGCAGGAGACGCTCTGGCGGCGGTTGGTCGCGCCGGGCATCGCCGTGCTCGCGCTGATCGCGATCATCGTGCTGGCGGTGCAGAACTTCGCCAACCTGCTCGGGGTCGAGCCGGACTCGCCGCTGCGCTGGGCGATCCCGCTGGCCTATCCGGTGGCGGCGCTGCTGGGCGGATTGTGGGGCCTGTCGCTGCGGCGGCGACGTCCCGACACGTACGCCCGGATCGGCCTGGGCGCGGAGAGCGCGGCGGCCGTGGTGACCTCCGCGCCGGTGGCCGAACCGACGCCCACGGCGGAGGCGCGGCGGTGA
- a CDS encoding protein phosphatase 2C domain-containing protein — translation MTLKLRSAGTSDRGLIRSGNQDALHSGTWLVAVADGMGGMAAGDLASAIAIGAVAPLDLETPEDVLVAALQNGIQLATERIRQAVAEDPQRQGMGTTLTALLFARTGSCLALAHVGDSRAYLFRDGVLKQITRDDTFVQMLVDQGLITPDQAGSHPRRAVVTQALQGDEVSPTYATMVPRAGDRWLLCSDGLSNVVRTETLAEVLVGQPERDACARQLIDLALQAGGPDNITVVIADVVDEP, via the coding sequence ATGACCCTGAAGCTGCGTTCCGCCGGGACGAGCGACCGTGGGCTGATCCGCAGCGGAAACCAGGACGCGTTGCACTCCGGCACCTGGCTGGTCGCCGTCGCCGACGGCATGGGCGGCATGGCCGCCGGTGACCTGGCCAGCGCCATCGCCATCGGAGCCGTCGCACCGCTCGATCTGGAGACGCCGGAGGACGTGCTGGTCGCCGCGTTGCAGAACGGCATCCAGCTGGCCACCGAACGGATCCGTCAGGCGGTCGCCGAGGATCCCCAGCGGCAGGGCATGGGCACCACGCTTACCGCGCTGCTGTTCGCGCGTACCGGCAGCTGCCTGGCGCTGGCCCACGTGGGTGACTCCCGGGCCTACCTGTTCCGCGACGGTGTACTGAAGCAGATCACCCGGGACGACACCTTCGTGCAGATGCTCGTCGACCAGGGGCTGATCACGCCGGACCAGGCCGGCAGCCATCCCCGCCGGGCCGTGGTGACCCAGGCGTTGCAGGGCGACGAGGTATCCCCGACGTACGCGACGATGGTGCCCCGCGCCGGTGACCGCTGGCTGCTGTGCAGCGACGGACTGTCCAACGTCGTACGCACCGAGACTCTGGCCGAGGTGCTGGTCGGCCAGCCGGAGCGGGACGCCTGCGCGCGCCAACTCATCGACCTGGCGTTGCAGGCCGGTGGCCCGGACAACATCACCGTCGTCATCGCCGACGTGGTCGACGAGCCGTGA
- a CDS encoding helix-turn-helix transcriptional regulator: MTASPTVRRRRIARELRQLRERAGMTLDVAARQLDMSKSNLSRIENAQIGIKPRDVRAALALYQVTGNDAEALIEIARGAQQRGWWQHYSDVLPEWFEFYVGLEAEAATLRTYEAEAVPGLLQTEAYAREVYRLTAGEDDLDRKVAARLRRQDVLRGDEPVELSVVLNEAALLRPVSDRTVMAGQTSHLETLAQLPNVTIQVLPFDAGGHPAMNSPYVILTFADAADAAVVYLENLSMGLALEEAAQVRSYSLVHERLCSLALDPAASLIRLKEASRYFT; this comes from the coding sequence GTGACCGCGAGCCCCACTGTTCGACGCCGCCGTATCGCCCGGGAACTACGCCAGTTGCGGGAACGCGCCGGAATGACCTTGGATGTCGCCGCCCGACAGTTGGACATGTCCAAGAGCAACCTGTCCCGCATCGAGAACGCGCAGATCGGCATCAAGCCGCGCGATGTCCGGGCCGCGCTCGCGCTGTACCAGGTCACCGGCAACGATGCCGAGGCGCTCATCGAGATCGCTCGGGGCGCACAGCAACGCGGCTGGTGGCAGCACTACAGCGACGTACTCCCGGAATGGTTCGAGTTCTACGTGGGACTGGAGGCCGAGGCCGCCACCCTGCGCACGTACGAGGCCGAAGCGGTGCCCGGCCTGTTGCAGACCGAGGCGTACGCCCGCGAGGTGTACCGGTTGACCGCCGGCGAGGACGATCTGGACCGCAAGGTGGCCGCCCGGCTACGCCGGCAGGACGTGCTGCGCGGCGACGAACCGGTGGAGCTGTCGGTGGTGCTGAACGAGGCGGCACTGCTACGCCCTGTCAGCGATCGCACCGTCATGGCGGGCCAGACGAGCCACCTGGAAACCCTGGCCCAATTACCTAACGTAACTATCCAGGTACTTCCATTCGACGCCGGGGGACATCCGGCCATGAACTCGCCGTACGTGATCCTCACGTTCGCCGACGCGGCCGACGCGGCCGTTGTCTACCTGGAGAATCTCTCCATGGGCCTGGCACTGGAGGAGGCCGCGCAGGTGCGCTCGTATAGCCTTGTGCACGAGAGGCTGTGCAGTCTGGCACTCGATCCAGCGGCGTCCCTGATCCGCCTGAAGGAAGCTTCTCGTTACTTTACGTGA
- a CDS encoding DUF397 domain-containing protein, giving the protein MTALDLSRAEWRTSTRSVGNGNCVEVATIDGGVAVRDSKDRHGSVLTFSPSAWNAFVISVHTR; this is encoded by the coding sequence ATGACCGCGCTCGACCTATCCCGGGCGGAGTGGCGCACCAGTACGCGCAGTGTGGGCAACGGCAACTGCGTCGAGGTGGCCACCATCGACGGTGGGGTCGCGGTTCGGGACAGTAAGGACCGCCACGGCTCCGTGCTGACCTTCTCGCCATCGGCGTGGAACGCCTTCGTCATCAGCGTCCACACCCGCTGA
- a CDS encoding GNAT family N-acetyltransferase: MADGVVLRRGGPADAGAVLRLLDDATAWLVARGRSGQWGTGPASTDPRRIAQADAWATGGGLWLAQAQDRPVGALVVGAATEYVPAATEPELYVNLLVTDRAYAGRGIGALLLAHAADLARERGVGLLRVDCYAGDDGALVRWYERQGFTPTDPFTVPRPNHPPWPGQVLTRPLHPTRPHPHPPLR; this comes from the coding sequence GTGGCTGACGGGGTGGTGCTGCGCAGGGGTGGTCCGGCGGACGCGGGGGCGGTGCTGCGGCTGCTCGACGACGCGACCGCCTGGCTGGTGGCGCGGGGCCGGAGCGGGCAGTGGGGCACCGGGCCCGCCTCGACGGATCCCCGTCGCATCGCCCAGGCCGACGCGTGGGCCACCGGCGGCGGACTGTGGCTGGCCCAGGCGCAGGATCGCCCGGTCGGCGCGCTGGTGGTGGGTGCGGCCACCGAATACGTGCCGGCGGCGACCGAGCCGGAGCTGTACGTCAACCTGCTGGTCACCGACCGGGCGTACGCCGGGCGGGGCATCGGTGCGCTGCTGCTGGCGCACGCCGCCGACCTGGCCCGGGAACGCGGGGTCGGGCTACTGCGGGTGGACTGCTACGCGGGCGACGACGGCGCGTTGGTGCGCTGGTACGAACGCCAGGGCTTCACCCCCACCGACCCCTTCACCGTGCCCCGCCCCAACCATCCCCCCTGGCCCGGCCAGGTCCTCACCCGTCCCCTCCACCCCACCCGCCCCCACCCTCACCCACCCCTGCGTTGA
- a CDS encoding ATP-dependent helicase C-terminal domain-containing protein: MLSDVPIDLPVRAVLPALVAALGSAGSAILVAPPGTGKTSLAPLAVADAVDGRVIVAQPRRVAARAAARRMAALLGEPVGGRVGYAVRGERRAGPRTRIEVVTTGLLVRRMHHDPELAGVDAVLLDEIHERQLDADLALAFSVESRATLRPELWLLAMSATPEADRFAALLGGTVPAQVVRASSALHPVTRVWAPPPRPVVPPGAGPVDRALLDHVAATVRRALVEQDGDLLVFLPGVGEIAAVAGRLVEVQDSVDVLRLHGRQSGAEQDAALRPGSRRRVVLATAVAESSLTVPGVRTVVDAGLSRVSRLDLNRGLGALVTVPVSRAAATQRAGRAGREAPGQVYRCWSFGAHERLPAQPEPEIATADLTGFALELAAWGAPGGTGLALPDAPPAAAMTVAGETLTALGAIDANGRITERGRAVVAVGAHPRLARALLDGADRVGAERAAQVVALLAESTVAGSGDDLGAAWRRLRAGTDPAATARWRSEVRRLRTALLSAEAAQAGDGQTGDGQSSGGTHDGRAGDGEARDSRAGERTAWLPDELAAGLLVGLAYPERLARVRRPGGSAYLMSGGTAAELAPGSGLAGVDWLAVAVADRAPGAPAARIRLAAVLDEATAREAAGSLLRATREIGWSGGDVVAREVLRLGAIELVDRPLARPDRQAVADALLTGLRETGLDVLTWTPAARALRERLAFCRYALGDDWPDVSDEALLAGAPHWLGPELAGARRRADLTRIDVTGALRRLLPWPLAGRLDELAPERIAVPSGSRIRVDYADPAAPVLAVRLQETFGWPEAPRVGGGRVPVLLHLLSPAGRPVAVTADLASFWRSGYRQVRAELRGRYPRHPWPEDPTTATPTRRAGRRS; encoded by the coding sequence GTGCTCTCCGACGTGCCTATCGACCTGCCGGTGCGGGCGGTGCTGCCGGCGCTGGTGGCGGCGCTGGGCTCGGCGGGCAGCGCGATCCTGGTCGCCCCGCCGGGCACCGGTAAGACCAGCCTCGCCCCGCTCGCCGTGGCCGACGCGGTGGACGGGCGGGTGATCGTCGCTCAGCCTCGCCGGGTGGCCGCCCGGGCTGCGGCGCGCCGGATGGCGGCGCTGCTCGGGGAACCGGTCGGCGGTCGGGTCGGCTACGCGGTTCGGGGTGAACGGCGGGCCGGACCGCGTACCCGGATCGAGGTGGTCACGACCGGGCTGCTGGTACGCCGGATGCATCACGACCCCGAGTTGGCCGGCGTCGATGCGGTGCTGCTCGACGAGATTCACGAACGTCAACTCGACGCGGATCTGGCGCTCGCCTTCAGCGTCGAGTCCCGGGCGACCCTGCGGCCAGAGCTGTGGCTGTTGGCCATGTCGGCGACTCCGGAGGCGGACCGCTTCGCCGCCCTGCTCGGCGGCACCGTGCCGGCGCAGGTGGTTCGGGCCTCGTCGGCGCTGCATCCGGTGACCCGCGTCTGGGCGCCACCACCCCGGCCCGTGGTGCCACCCGGTGCGGGCCCGGTGGACCGGGCACTGCTCGATCACGTCGCGGCCACCGTCCGACGGGCTCTCGTCGAACAGGACGGCGACCTGCTGGTCTTCCTGCCCGGCGTGGGCGAGATCGCCGCCGTCGCCGGCCGTCTTGTCGAAGTGCAGGACAGCGTCGACGTGCTACGCCTGCACGGCCGTCAGAGCGGCGCCGAGCAGGACGCGGCACTGCGGCCGGGAAGCCGGCGGCGGGTGGTGCTGGCCACGGCGGTGGCCGAGAGCAGTTTGACCGTGCCAGGCGTACGGACGGTGGTGGACGCGGGCCTGTCCCGGGTGTCGCGGCTGGACCTGAACCGCGGGTTGGGTGCCCTGGTCACCGTGCCGGTGTCCCGCGCGGCGGCGACCCAACGGGCTGGCCGGGCCGGTCGGGAGGCACCCGGCCAGGTCTACCGGTGCTGGTCGTTCGGGGCGCACGAGCGGTTGCCTGCGCAACCGGAACCGGAGATCGCCACCGCCGACCTGACCGGGTTCGCCCTCGAACTCGCCGCCTGGGGCGCCCCGGGTGGGACCGGGCTCGCGCTACCCGATGCGCCGCCGGCTGCGGCCATGACGGTGGCGGGCGAGACCCTGACCGCCCTCGGTGCGATCGACGCGAACGGGCGGATCACCGAGCGGGGCCGGGCCGTGGTCGCCGTCGGAGCACATCCGCGACTGGCCCGGGCGCTGCTCGACGGGGCCGACCGGGTCGGTGCCGAGCGTGCCGCACAGGTGGTGGCGCTGCTCGCCGAGTCGACCGTGGCGGGTTCCGGCGACGATCTCGGTGCCGCCTGGCGCCGGTTGCGCGCCGGCACCGACCCGGCCGCCACCGCCCGCTGGCGCTCGGAGGTTCGCCGGCTGCGCACCGCCCTGCTGTCCGCCGAGGCAGCCCAGGCGGGCGACGGCCAGACCGGCGACGGCCAGTCGAGCGGTGGGACGCACGACGGCCGAGCCGGCGATGGCGAGGCCCGCGACAGCCGAGCGGGCGAGCGGACGGCGTGGTTGCCCGACGAGCTTGCCGCCGGGTTGCTGGTCGGATTGGCGTACCCGGAACGGTTGGCCCGGGTGCGGCGGCCGGGGGGTTCGGCGTACCTGATGAGTGGCGGGACCGCGGCGGAGCTCGCGCCCGGGTCGGGGCTGGCGGGCGTCGACTGGTTGGCCGTCGCGGTGGCCGACCGCGCCCCCGGGGCACCGGCCGCCCGGATCCGGCTCGCCGCCGTCCTCGACGAGGCGACCGCCCGCGAGGCAGCCGGTTCGCTGCTGCGCGCAACGCGGGAGATCGGCTGGTCGGGTGGGGACGTGGTGGCCAGGGAGGTGCTCCGGCTGGGTGCCATCGAGCTGGTCGACCGTCCGCTGGCTCGCCCCGACCGGCAGGCGGTGGCCGACGCGCTGCTGACCGGACTGCGCGAGACCGGGCTCGACGTGCTGACCTGGACGCCGGCGGCCAGGGCGCTGCGCGAGCGGCTGGCGTTCTGCCGGTACGCGCTCGGCGACGACTGGCCCGATGTCTCCGACGAGGCGTTGCTTGCCGGCGCGCCGCACTGGCTCGGGCCGGAGCTGGCCGGCGCCCGACGCCGGGCCGACCTGACCCGCATCGACGTGACCGGTGCGCTACGCCGGCTGCTGCCCTGGCCGCTGGCCGGGCGGCTGGACGAGCTGGCACCGGAGCGGATCGCGGTGCCCAGCGGTTCCCGGATCCGGGTCGACTACGCCGACCCGGCCGCGCCAGTGCTCGCGGTCCGGCTCCAGGAGACCTTCGGCTGGCCCGAGGCGCCCCGAGTCGGTGGCGGTCGGGTGCCGGTGCTGCTGCACCTGCTCTCCCCCGCGGGCCGACCGGTGGCGGTCACCGCCGACCTTGCCTCGTTCTGGCGTTCCGGCTACCGCCAGGTCCGTGCCGAGCTGCGCGGACGCTATCCGCGCCACCCCTGGCCGGAGGATCCGACCACCGCCACGCCGACCCGACGGGCCGGGCGGCGTTCCTGA
- a CDS encoding glycoside hydrolase family 9 protein yields MTPSRRRRLAVLAAATAVALVGVSAGTAFADPPADAPEQIRNGDFSEGSSPWFSYGTNTLGVVDGELCATVAGGLANPWDAGIGHDALPLIAGAEYTLGFDVTSTPGGPVAAVLQLGSEPYTGYYSVTAAATPTQQRVERTFVAPNDDSRAQLIFQIGGSAEPRTVCLDNVSLRGGNPPEPYVPDTGPRVRVNQVGYLPGGPKNATVVTEATEALPWELHSASGAVLASGTTTPRGVDEASAQNVHSLDFSSYRTPGQGLTLAVDGEVSHPFDISGTLYDQLRSDALQFFYIQRSGIAIDGDLVGEEYARPAGHLDVAPNQGDTNVPCVANSCDYRLDVRGGWYDAGDHGKYVVNGGIATYQLLSAFERTKNAATAGFGADLGDGTLRLPERDNGVPDILDEARWELEFLMRMQVPAGKPLAGMAHHKIHDRNWTGLPMQPEDDPEPRELHPPSTAATLNLAATAAQCARLFAPYDKAFAQRCGSAAKTAYAAAKANPARYAPSTGNGGGPYDDTNVTDEFYWAAAELYLTTGETTYLTDLTASPHHTGDVFDARGFGWQSVAALGRLDLATVPNGLPAAERTRIRESVVAAADSYLAEIRRQAYGLPMPGDPNSYFWGGNGAIINNAVVLATAFDLTGAAKYRDGAVQTMDYILGRNALNISYVTGWGEHAAENQHSRIFGFQLDPSMPKPPAGSIAGGPNAALQDPFVEQLLEGCAPMFCYVDDIASYSTNEVAINWNSALAWISSFLADQGDSAAVPAPTCTVSYTNYGSWQGGTGFTAQVNIRNTGTAAVNGWTARFAFTGDAKVRDAWMAKVTQSGATVTAKSESYNSRINPGASVMFGFNATTGGGANPSPNLVTVNGAPCTVS; encoded by the coding sequence GTGACGCCATCCCGACGTCGTCGTCTCGCGGTGCTCGCCGCGGCGACCGCCGTGGCGCTGGTCGGCGTTAGCGCCGGCACCGCGTTCGCAGATCCACCCGCCGACGCACCCGAGCAGATCCGCAACGGTGACTTCAGCGAGGGCTCGTCACCCTGGTTCTCGTACGGCACCAACACGCTCGGCGTCGTCGATGGCGAGCTCTGCGCCACCGTGGCCGGCGGCCTGGCCAACCCCTGGGACGCCGGCATCGGTCACGACGCGCTCCCGTTGATCGCCGGCGCCGAGTACACCCTCGGCTTCGACGTCACCTCCACCCCCGGTGGCCCGGTGGCCGCGGTGCTGCAACTCGGCAGCGAGCCCTACACCGGCTACTACTCGGTCACCGCCGCCGCGACCCCGACCCAGCAGCGGGTCGAGCGCACCTTCGTCGCCCCGAACGACGACAGCCGCGCCCAGCTGATCTTCCAGATCGGCGGCAGTGCCGAGCCGCGGACCGTCTGCCTGGACAACGTCTCGCTGCGCGGCGGCAACCCGCCCGAGCCGTACGTGCCGGACACCGGCCCCCGGGTCCGGGTCAACCAGGTCGGTTACCTGCCCGGCGGGCCGAAGAACGCCACAGTGGTCACCGAGGCCACCGAGGCGCTGCCCTGGGAGCTGCACTCCGCCTCCGGAGCCGTGCTGGCCAGCGGCACCACCACCCCCCGCGGGGTCGACGAGGCGTCGGCACAGAACGTGCACTCGCTGGACTTCTCGTCGTACCGCACCCCGGGACAGGGGCTGACGCTGGCCGTGGACGGCGAGGTCAGCCACCCGTTCGACATCTCCGGCACGCTCTACGACCAGTTGCGGTCGGACGCCCTGCAGTTCTTCTACATCCAGCGCAGCGGCATCGCCATCGACGGTGACCTGGTCGGCGAGGAGTACGCCCGCCCCGCCGGTCACCTCGACGTCGCGCCGAACCAGGGCGACACCAACGTGCCCTGTGTCGCCAACTCCTGCGACTACCGACTCGACGTACGCGGCGGCTGGTACGACGCGGGCGACCACGGCAAGTACGTGGTCAACGGCGGTATCGCCACCTACCAGTTGCTGAGTGCCTTCGAGCGGACCAAGAACGCCGCCACGGCCGGTTTCGGCGCCGACCTCGGCGACGGGACGCTGCGGCTGCCTGAGCGGGACAACGGGGTGCCGGACATCCTCGACGAGGCCCGCTGGGAGCTGGAGTTCCTGATGCGGATGCAGGTGCCGGCCGGCAAGCCGCTGGCCGGGATGGCCCACCACAAGATCCACGACCGGAACTGGACCGGCCTGCCGATGCAGCCCGAGGACGACCCGGAGCCGCGTGAGCTGCACCCGCCGTCCACCGCCGCCACCCTGAACCTGGCCGCCACGGCCGCCCAGTGCGCCCGGCTGTTCGCCCCGTACGACAAGGCGTTCGCGCAGCGCTGCGGCAGCGCGGCGAAGACCGCCTACGCGGCGGCCAAGGCCAACCCGGCCCGGTACGCCCCGTCCACCGGCAACGGTGGTGGCCCGTACGACGACACCAACGTCACCGACGAGTTCTACTGGGCCGCCGCCGAGCTGTACCTGACCACCGGCGAGACCACCTACCTGACCGATCTGACCGCCTCGCCGCACCACACCGGCGACGTCTTCGACGCCCGGGGCTTCGGCTGGCAGAGCGTGGCGGCGCTGGGCCGCCTCGACCTGGCCACCGTGCCGAACGGCCTGCCGGCCGCCGAGCGGACCCGGATCCGCGAGTCGGTCGTCGCCGCCGCCGACAGCTACCTCGCCGAGATCCGCCGACAGGCGTACGGGCTGCCCATGCCCGGCGACCCGAACAGCTACTTCTGGGGCGGCAACGGCGCCATCATCAACAACGCGGTCGTGCTGGCCACCGCGTTCGACCTGACCGGGGCGGCGAAGTACCGCGACGGCGCGGTGCAGACGATGGACTACATCCTCGGCCGCAACGCGCTGAACATCTCGTACGTGACCGGGTGGGGCGAGCACGCGGCGGAGAACCAGCACAGCCGGATCTTCGGCTTCCAGCTCGACCCGAGCATGCCGAAGCCGCCGGCCGGTTCGATCGCCGGTGGTCCGAACGCCGCGCTCCAGGACCCGTTCGTGGAGCAGCTGCTCGAAGGCTGCGCACCGATGTTCTGCTACGTCGACGACATCGCCTCGTACTCCACAAACGAGGTGGCGATCAACTGGAACTCGGCGCTGGCCTGGATCTCCTCGTTCCTGGCCGACCAGGGCGATTCCGCTGCGGTGCCGGCGCCCACCTGCACGGTGTCGTACACCAACTACGGCTCGTGGCAGGGCGGCACCGGCTTCACCGCCCAGGTGAACATCCGCAACACCGGTACCGCCGCGGTGAACGGCTGGACCGCCCGGTTCGCCTTCACCGGCGACGCCAAGGTGCGCGATGCGTGGATGGCCAAGGTGACGCAGTCCGGGGCAACGGTGACCGCGAAGAGCGAGTCGTACAACTCGCGGATCAACCCGGGCGCCTCGGTGATGTTCGGTTTCAACGCCACCACCGGCGGCGGCGCGAACCCCTCGCCCAACCTGGTCACGGTCAACGGCGCGCCCTGCACCGTGTCCTGA